One Pristiophorus japonicus isolate sPriJap1 chromosome X, sPriJap1.hap1, whole genome shotgun sequence genomic region harbors:
- the cyp27b1 gene encoding 25-hydroxyvitamin D-1 alpha hydroxylase, mitochondrial yields MLLKSVPSKRQKEQGLRSVAEMPGPSAVRFAYDLFFNKGLARLHELQLEGKAKYGPVWKARFGPILTVHIADPALIEQVLRQEGKHPIRSDLSSWKDYRQHRGHAYGLLTAEGAEWQKLRSTLSAHMLKPKEVAVYSGVLNEVVTDLVHRLHHQRTENGRALVKDLAGEFYKFGLEGISAVLFETRIGCLKADVPKETEDFIQSINTMFQMTLITMAMPKFLHKIYPEPWRKFVACWDFMFAFAKGHIDRRMVEIQQKLARREPIEGKYLTYFLSSQNLSMPTIYGNVTELLLAGVDTISSTMSWALYELSRHPDVQAALHREIKQTLGDKPIPSAADVAKMPFLKAIVKETLRLYPVIPGNARVIPDKDIQIGEYIIPQKTLITLCHYATSRDEEVFPDPDCFQPKRWLRKDESFHPYASIPFGIGKRSCIGRRIAELEVYLALVRILTHFEVRPEFKDSIVKPMTRTLLVPEQEINLQFIDR; encoded by the exons ATGCTGCTGAAGTCTGTCCCGTCCAAGAGGCAGAAGGAACAGGGATTGCGGTCTGTGGCCGAGATGCCGGGTCCTAGCGCTGTCCGGTTTGCATACGACCTGTTCTTCAATAAAGGGCTGGCCAGGTTGCACGAGCTGCAG CTAGAGGGAAAGGCAAAGTATGGCCCTGTGTGGAAGGCACGTTTCGGGCCTATCCTGACTGTACACATTGCAGATCCTGCATTAATTGAACAAGTCTTGCGACAGGAAGGGAAGCATCCGATCCGTTCTGATTTGTCATCTTGGAAAGATTACAGGCAACACAGAGGACACGCTTACGGGCTCCTCACTGC ggagggggcagagtggcagAAGTTACGCAGCACCCTCAGTGCACACATGCTGAAGCCCAAGGAAGTGGCGGTGTACAGCGGTGTCCTCAACGAGGTGGTCACCGACCTAGTCCACaggctccaccaccagcgcaccgagaACGGCCGAGCCCTGGTGAAGGACCTGGCAGGAGAGTTCTACAAGTTCGGTTTGGAAG GCATCTCTGCCGTGCTCTTTGAGACACGGATTGGCTGCCTCAAGGCTGACGTTCCCAAAGAAACGGAAGATTTTATCCAGTCGATTAACACCATGTTTCAAATGACGCTCATCACCATGGCGATGCCGAAGTTTCTGCACAAAATCTACCCGGAACCCTGGCGGAAATTCGTCGCCTGCTGGGATTTCATGTTCGCTTTTG cTAAAGGACACATAGACAGAAGGATGGTGGAAATTCAACAGAAATTAGCGAGAAGGGAACCAATCGAGGGGAAGTACCTGACCTACTTCCTGTCGTCCCAGAATCTCTCAATGCCAACCATTTATGGCAATGTCACCGAGCTGTTACTCGCTGGTGTGGACACA ATTTCCAGCACAATGTCGTGGGCACTATACGAGTTGTCCAGGCACCCAGACGTTCAGGCAGCCCTGCACCGCGAAATCAAACAGACGCTTGGAGACAAGCCCATCCCCTCGGCCGCTGACGTGGCAAAGATGCCCTTCCTGAAAGCTATTGTGAAGGAAACACTGAG GCTTTATCCTGTAATCCCGGGTAACGCTCGTGTGATTCCAGATAAAGATATCCAAATCGGAGAATACATCATTCCCCAAAAA accctgattactctGTGTCACTATGCAACCTCACGAGATGAGGAGGTTTTCCCCGACCCCGACTGCTTTCAGCCGAAGCGATGGCTTCGCAAGGATGAGAGCTTTCATCCCTACGCGTCCATCCCATTTGGAATTGGGAAGCGGAGCTGCATTGGAAGAAGAATTGCTGAGCTCGAGGTCTACCTGGCTCTGGTTCGA ATTCTGACCCACTTTGAGGTAAGACCAGAGTTCAAGGACAGCATCGTAAAACCAATGACGAGAACTCTCCTGGTGCCGGAGCAAGAGATTAATCTTCAGTTTATTGACAGATGA